A window of Selenomonas ruminantium subsp. lactilytica TAM6421 contains these coding sequences:
- a CDS encoding OmpH family outer membrane protein: protein MVKLQKKQVKIVSILIALAFVGSVVAMALTQFGPNMASAASSNVGVVDYSQIMSQHPKVQDASKEMQEAVTAAQKEFETKSANMNDNEKRDYYTQTQQRLQQKNQELMEPITKSVEESVKKVAEQKGLSVVLDKGAVVYGGVDITQDVLKQVSK, encoded by the coding sequence ATGGTTAAATTGCAGAAAAAACAGGTTAAGATTGTTAGCATTCTCATTGCCCTGGCTTTTGTAGGTTCCGTCGTGGCTATGGCTCTGACGCAGTTTGGTCCGAACATGGCCAGCGCTGCCAGCTCCAATGTGGGCGTGGTGGATTACAGCCAGATCATGAGCCAGCATCCGAAGGTGCAGGACGCTTCCAAGGAAATGCAGGAAGCTGTTACGGCTGCCCAGAAGGAATTTGAGACTAAATCCGCTAACATGAATGATAATGAAAAGCGTGATTATTATACCCAGACCCAGCAGCGTCTGCAGCAGAAGAACCAGGAGCTCATGGAACCCATCACCAAGAGCGTGGAAGAATCTGTGAAGAAGGTTGCTGAGCAGAAGGGCTTGTCCGTAGTGCTGGACAAGGGCGCTGTGGTTTACGGTGGCGTGGACATCACCCAGGATGTCCTGAAGCAGGTCAGCAAATAA
- a CDS encoding BamA/OMP85 family outer membrane protein produces the protein MATSFAVVPGMAQAAPAEEVAAAAPAATAQADAVAAPQADTAAAAADKPAETKAAESSVASEAVGTQPAAAADKEAQAADADKKAEDANVDPRTSEWAKNRPQEDVIEKYSKEYEGQTIVDTVFEGTTPLTENTAKAAIAMKTGDMFTVKGLNTDREAIYNTGYFYDLFPTFQKVPEGVVVTYHVLENPVLKSVNITGNTVIKTELLASCVTVKPGEILNSRNLQQNIQAIKEMYRKDGYILAKVTDMNIDKEGNLTLKINEGKLEGFKVKGNKKTKDYVILREMRQKPGEPFNSKQARRSMQRVYNLGFFEDVNIKMNPGVEPNAVVMELDVKEKRTGSFGIGAGYSTADGVLGMVSIGDTNFRGTGDAVSITYEKSGDETDAQGYSFSWRHPYIDKKETVGTLRVYNRTYEYDDYDTNGKLKESYMRKYAGGEITLGRPVSEYSTNYITLKNRKDSYKRHTENGNAGDRSGAAGAAWRKYNFGTTRSVTLEHVTDNRDNIYNPTEGGKVSLSAEVAGLGGDFDFQKATIEDQRYFKVGHAQVIALRGQYGLGRGHISEFNQYKVGGQNSLRGYREDQYRGTRMGLATLEYRFPIVTKVQGAIFTDWGAAWSKDFMPKSDDIHGSIGVGLSLNTPIGPLRLDYGRGDKGGRVHFSVGGTF, from the coding sequence ATGGCCACCAGCTTTGCGGTGGTGCCGGGGATGGCACAGGCAGCACCGGCTGAGGAAGTGGCAGCGGCTGCACCGGCAGCAACGGCCCAGGCTGATGCTGTGGCAGCTCCCCAGGCAGATACGGCTGCTGCGGCTGCGGATAAGCCGGCGGAGACGAAGGCTGCTGAAAGCAGCGTGGCCAGCGAGGCGGTAGGCACCCAGCCTGCAGCAGCGGCAGATAAGGAGGCTCAGGCAGCAGACGCAGACAAAAAAGCGGAGGATGCCAATGTGGATCCCCGGACCAGCGAATGGGCCAAGAATCGTCCCCAGGAAGATGTCATCGAGAAATACAGCAAGGAGTACGAAGGTCAGACCATCGTGGATACCGTCTTTGAAGGCACGACGCCGCTGACGGAGAACACCGCCAAGGCCGCTATCGCCATGAAGACCGGCGATATGTTCACGGTGAAGGGCTTGAATACGGACCGGGAGGCCATCTATAATACGGGTTATTTCTACGACCTGTTCCCCACCTTCCAGAAGGTGCCGGAGGGCGTGGTCGTCACCTATCACGTGCTGGAAAACCCCGTGCTCAAGAGCGTGAACATCACGGGCAATACGGTCATCAAGACGGAACTTCTGGCTTCCTGCGTTACGGTGAAGCCCGGTGAGATCCTGAACAGCCGCAATCTGCAGCAGAATATCCAGGCCATCAAGGAAATGTACCGTAAGGACGGCTACATCCTGGCCAAGGTTACGGATATGAATATCGATAAGGAAGGCAATCTGACGCTGAAGATCAACGAAGGCAAGCTGGAAGGCTTCAAGGTCAAGGGCAATAAAAAGACCAAGGATTATGTCATTTTGCGTGAGATGCGTCAGAAGCCGGGCGAACCCTTCAACTCCAAGCAGGCCCGTCGCTCCATGCAGCGTGTCTACAACCTGGGCTTCTTTGAAGATGTCAACATCAAGATGAATCCCGGTGTGGAACCCAATGCGGTGGTCATGGAACTGGATGTGAAGGAAAAGCGTACGGGTTCCTTCGGTATCGGTGCCGGTTACAGCACGGCCGACGGCGTGCTGGGAATGGTCAGCATCGGCGATACTAACTTCCGCGGCACGGGCGATGCGGTCAGCATCACCTATGAAAAGAGCGGTGACGAGACCGATGCCCAGGGCTATTCCTTCTCCTGGCGCCATCCTTATATCGATAAAAAAGAAACGGTGGGTACTCTGCGTGTTTACAACCGCACTTATGAATATGATGATTATGATACCAATGGCAAGCTAAAGGAAAGCTATATGCGCAAGTATGCTGGCGGCGAGATCACTTTGGGACGTCCGGTCAGCGAGTATTCCACCAACTATATCACGCTGAAGAACCGAAAGGACAGCTATAAGCGTCATACGGAGAATGGTAATGCAGGTGACCGCAGTGGTGCAGCTGGCGCTGCCTGGCGTAAATACAATTTTGGCACCACCCGAAGTGTGACGTTGGAACATGTTACGGATAATCGGGATAATATCTATAATCCGACGGAAGGTGGCAAGGTAAGCCTGTCCGCCGAGGTAGCCGGTTTAGGTGGGGACTTTGACTTCCAGAAGGCTACCATTGAAGACCAGCGCTATTTCAAGGTAGGTCATGCTCAGGTCATTGCCCTGCGTGGTCAGTACGGTCTGGGGCGCGGTCATATCTCCGAATTCAACCAGTACAAGGTGGGCGGTCAGAACAGCTTGCGTGGTTATCGAGAGGATCAGTACCGCGGCACCCGCATGGGGCTGGCAACGTTGGAATACCGTTTCCCCATTGTCACCAAGGTACAGGGGGCCATCTTCACGGACTGGGGCGCAGCCTGGAGCAAGGATTTCATGCCGAAGAGCGACGACATTCATGGCAGTATTGGTGTAGGCTTGTCCCTCAATACCCCAATCGGGCCGCTGCGTCTTGATTACGGCCGGGGCGACAAAGGCGGCCGCGTCCACTTCTCCGTGGGCGGCACGTTCTAA
- a CDS encoding sigma-70 family RNA polymerase sigma factor, with translation MRFAQYVAELQKVKPLDRETEAALWQACKHEGDEAARQRLIEAYQPLVFKQALPYRSLQNVMDVVQEGTVGLIEAVERYEPERGVAFSLYAIHRIRGRMLDFLQKEGQSDSPCMDALQDEGGVTYKENLMDTAPTVAEQAETNEMVGRLRTAMERLPAKEKAVLENVFLASRDVAAVAEDMDLSTGHVYRLQQTGIRRIRGMLSRFMQNW, from the coding sequence ATGCGCTTCGCACAATATGTAGCAGAATTACAGAAGGTGAAACCGCTGGACCGGGAAACGGAGGCTGCCCTGTGGCAGGCCTGCAAGCATGAGGGGGACGAAGCTGCCCGCCAAAGGCTGATTGAAGCTTATCAGCCCCTGGTGTTCAAACAGGCCCTGCCCTATCGCAGCCTGCAGAATGTCATGGATGTGGTGCAGGAAGGGACCGTCGGCCTCATTGAAGCCGTGGAACGGTATGAGCCGGAACGGGGCGTGGCCTTCAGCCTCTATGCCATCCATCGCATCCGGGGACGGATGCTGGATTTCCTGCAGAAGGAGGGGCAGTCCGACAGTCCCTGTATGGATGCCCTGCAGGATGAAGGGGGGGTAACCTACAAGGAGAATCTGATGGATACCGCACCTACGGTGGCGGAGCAGGCGGAAACCAATGAGATGGTGGGGCGCCTGCGTACGGCCATGGAGCGCCTGCCGGCCAAGGAAAAGGCCGTGCTGGAAAATGTCTTTCTAGCTAGCCGGGATGTGGCGGCGGTGGCAGAGGATATGGACCTGAGTACCGGCCATGTTTATCGCCTGCAGCAGACGGGAATCCGCCGGATTCGCGGGATGCTTTCCCGCTTCATGCAAAATTGGTAA